The DNA region actctcTAGGCATTTTATTATCCCAAAAgatacaggatccattctgtgtagcctacagtgttgtagcctctcttcgcaacccctctttgtctgcctacctgcgtggtcgctggtggggCACGACAATTACAAAAAaatggggtgcacgacgtcgcgacacggcagctcgcgccacggcgtgtgacgtcatttgggtcacgtgacggcgcgaggaGTCGCGAGTGAAGGTATGAACGAGGGGAAAcgcagtcacgacaagtatgaatcccccttaagctgTCTTACGACACAgtcccccacttctctctctctctctcttctctctccctctctctctctctatctctctctctgtttttaaaatatgactcacacgtATGCCattttaagtgtttgtgtgtgtgtgtgtggtgtgtgtgtgtgggtgtggtgtgtgtgtgtatgtgtgtgtgttgtgtgtgtggtgtgtgtggttgtgtgtgtgtgtgtttgacctatggcctatggatatgcttacttgtttatacttgtctatgttattgtattttaatttttgtttaCCTGTCcggggactgcagatggaaatagctatatagctataatctggcacaagccatttttacttctgtaatcaatgtgtattgtgcatggtccctgttgaactaaactaaataaactaaactaaactaaactaaactctctCTCGAATAATCACGCTTGTAGAAACCCAGGCATCTCCATGCCTCTCGGTACAATTTGAGTGTATAACTTTCACTGCACGTCCAGACAGCATTAATTGCCCTGTGCTCTCTgcaagcttctttttttttttaaaaaaaatatatttttttaataataataataataataattttggtttatatagcgcctttcaaggaaacCAAGGTCGTTTTACATTGGGGGGGTAAGGGGCAGGGGAAGGGTCAGTGAAGTTAAAAGTCCTaagcctctgtgaatagatgtgatttcagtgcttcttgaacgtagccagtgtgggggcccgGCGTAAAGTTGGGAGGAAGACTTTTTCCAGAGcatgggggcagcaacacaaaaagctctgtcccaacagtacggagtctggctcaGGGGAGATGAGATTGTCCTTCAGAAGActgcagagacctggactgggagtgggttttatgcctttattacaGGCAGTTAAGATGGTGACAGGGAACAATGGAAGAGGACGGGGAGGtcggaaatgaccccggtcggactcgaaccggggtccccgtaggTTTGGGGATGCAAGCCCAAATGGGGGCTTAGCGgcctgcgccacagcgccccctttgCAAGCTTTCTGAGCTCATGCTAGCTAACGCCAGCCAGCACTGTGTACATTCTCATACCTAAACAATATTTCCCCACATGTGAGTTGCATATTTGTAGTAGGAACGACTATTTGATAATCGCCCTAGACAACCCCgtctctcactccctgctctgtctcggttctctctctctctccctctccatttggAATAGCGTACATTAATTAATTACAGAAATCCTAGACACCGTTGCAGGCCCCTAGCTTCACCGAGAGCTAGGTCTACCTGCTATTACCTTGGACTAGGTAGCCACTAGCTACCATAGCCTTTTGTTCTGCCTGAACTTTCTGTAGCCAATGTTAGCTTGGcttgaccaaacacacacgcgtTTGGTCCGCCATTTCGTGTCCacaagggacacacacgcacacgcacccacacacccacacacagatacacacacacacacacacacacacacgcgcacacacaccaaaacagagCTAGaagcctctctcttttcccctcttttttctttttttttcctttccctttttttAATAGTATTTGTGCCTTATGattgtattattccatttaaccgacattGAATGGAATTTCATTATTTAGTTTACCCTTTGGGAGTTAATAAAAGTTATtctttgattgcattttgtctgttATTGCATTTTGTACGTACGGAATCAACTTTCTTAGAACATTTGCCTAAACCGAGTTGTGTCCCCTTGTGTGTTGACAGTCACAGTGAGCAGTCAGTTCATATCTAGAAGGCATCTGATTAAATTGAATGCCTTCCCAGgtcaaaaaaaagtgtacttaagtgtactttaaaaaTTANNNNNNNNNNNNNNNNNNNNNNNNNNNNNNNNNNNNNNNNNNNNNNNNNNNNNNNNNNNNNNNNNNNNNNNNNNNNNNNNNNNNNNNNNNNNNNNNNNNTATGATTCCATCTAATGATCCTTTTAGAGTGAGCCCTCTGATCAGGAAGATGGTGAGTACGACATAAGGGAGAGTCGAGGTGACATAGACAGCCTATGTGGAGGGTGAGAGGGCACACGGTTATTGTTCGCATATTAAAACAAAGCAAATCAACAAGGACATCTCTCACATGAAATAAAGTGTGCTGTAAAAAGCTTACGCTCACATTCATAAAACAAGGTGCTACCCGCACACATTTTAATGTCTCAAGAGGATACATGCTGATTTATGATGTAACAACGTTATCACCCCATGCAAATCAGCAAATCAGTTTTATTTTACAAGACCATAAAACCATAAAAGGAAGGCTATTGCATTTACTACATTTACAACTTGGTGTTCTTGTAAGTTGGATCGGTCTGTACATTTCCTGCTCCCTATATACGTACTGTGACAGCATCACAATTTGCAAAACACATAAAGTAGACTCCCACAATGCCGTGCTGCTACTGCTTTCTTTGATGCCGCCgccaccctttggaacagtctactGTACCTGCCCACATccgccaagcccccacactggtcACGTTCAAAACACATCTCAATCCCATCTCTTCACTGAAGCCAGTGGACTCTGACCCCTCTTCTTCCCCTATCTTCCCAATTCCCTAGCCCCATCCCCTTCTTGTAAAGCGATTCCATGATAGGCGCTATACAGAACTTTATTATCATATCATGGTCACGTTCAAAACACATTTCAAATCCCATCTCTTCACTGAAACCAATGGACTCagacccctcctcctcttcccctcctcccctcttctcaatTCCTCTGGACCAATCCCCTTTTATTAAAGTGACCTTGGGTTCCATAATGGGCATTATATATAaaactcattattattattattattattattattattattattattattattattattattattataataataagggcagtcatgggtgagcggttagggcatcataaggccctcccccactctaaatgacagcccttctcttcagacacctcctcaaatattttcctccttctctcccgttaatattgaaactgtctgtgatcttgccacgaaagccaggcctaccacctgtctcctggaccctatgccctcctctcttgtcaaggcctgtctaccagttctcagtcccctccttactaacatcattaacacctctctcctgacaggcatagttccaaactccctaaagattgcagccatcacgcctgtcctcaaaaaaactggagctgcagcggatgattttaaaaactaccgtcccatctcaaaccttcccttcatctccaagctgctagagcgtactgtggccttacagcttcaagaacacatgacatcatttagcctatgggaggaactgcagtctgggttcagggctaagcatagcactgaaacagaactgcactagtcaaggtcgtaaacgaccttttgttagctgcggattcaggccatttcagtatcctcctgctacttgatttaacagctgcttttgacacagtctgccacaacgtccttctcacaaggctggaaaccctattgggcatcactggtactgcactctcctggttcaggtcctatctaactggaagagagcagtttgtctctattggtgatttccggtctccaaattcagtcctcacacatggtgttcctcaaggctcagttctaggccccctactcttcatcatttatattcttccccttggtaacatactccgaaaacatggtctaaattttcattgttatgcagatgacacccaaatttacattcacaccaaaccctcccatccactccccctcgctaacttaacaacctgcctaaatgaaattagtaattggatgacccaaaattttcttaaacttaatcaaaacaaaaccgaagccatcatcatcgccactccatcattacttaaaaagataaacctttctcaggttctctatccctgactatttcacctccacttcctctgaagtaagaaatctgggcgtcatcatcgactcttcgctctcctttgaatcccatatcaaacacctcaccaaaaccactgcatttttccaccttaaaaccatctccagactccgcccttctcttacccctacctctgctgagaccctcatccacgctttcgtaacctccagattagattattgcaatgccctactcactggtctccctactaaattgataaaccgtctacaatacattcagaactcagcagctagattactcacacacaccagaccctggcatcacattacccctatcctctatcaattacactggcttcctatccattcacgtatccatttcaaaattctcctccttgtatacaaggcccagcacaaccttgcaccctcctacatcacaagtctcctcaccccatacaatcccacccgcacactacgctccactgactcactcctccttacagttccctccacacacctgcgcaccatgggcgacagggcatttagtgttgttggccccaaactttggaactcactcccactgtctcttcgtcagtgttccacactatctacttttaaatctaagctgaagacacaccttttcatttctgcttttccacttcagtgacaggcacttccactttattttaatcatcagtttatttttaattttacatactattttttttttttttccctcattttattttattttcaaatgcattctacttctttttcttacttgaaaacatttatctttattgtacttttatttctattttatttttgcattttaattactctcctattgttaattcactgaagctttgttttactttccctactgttatgtatttgttttgattgtaaagtgtccttgggtatcttgaaaggcgctcaaaaataaaatttatatattatatatatatatatatatatatatatcagacttgcatcccagaggttgccggttcgactcccgccccgccaggttggtggggggagtaatcaaccagtgctctcccccatcctcctccatgactgaggtaccttgagcatggtaccgtcccaccgcactgctccccatggggcgccactgagggctgcccccttgcacgggtgaggcataaatgcaatttcgttgtgtgcagtgtgcagtgttcacttgtgtgctgtggagtgctgtgtcacaatgacaatgggagttggagtttcccaatgggctttcactttcacttttattattattattatggctgTAAGGGTACCACATACCTTCCCCGTGGTCTCAATGCCACGAATACAGCAGATGTACAGCACTCCCCAGGCGCTCACTAGGCACAGCACCATCCACCACTGCAGGCCTCCAGTGTCGTCGATCACAGCGGTGGTGTTAAGGGTCTGGCGATACCAGAAGAAGTCCACAGGGGAGCTCCTTTCGCACTCCGGCACGTAGCCTGTGATAGGTTGGATGGAACTGGATGAATTTCACAGAAGGAGTCGAAAAACGTCACTCCAAAAAGAACGAGAAAAAAGGTTCCTCTGAGAAAAAAGGCACTCCAAGTTAAAATGTCTTCATTTGTTTGGACAGGTCCTATATGGGCATATTAAAAAcaaagctctctctccctccctctctttctctctgtgagaATGAATTAATGTTATAATTTAATCATTTTGTGATTCTTTTTGATGTAAATGTATTGCATCCAGTGAGCAATCTCTTTGCCCTGCTCCCATACACACCTCTGTACTCTTGCTTAATGCCTCATTAGACACTTGTAAATGTAGACCAGCATAGCTTGTTTTTGTGCTTTGTTTTTTGCATTGCGGGACTACTGGTTCCCACCAGTAGTCCCACCTCACTGCAGACCTCTGTTATCAACCCACCTGTCTGGTTAGCATTTAAGGGACACTGGCTCCATGGCAGAGGGTCCTGAAAGGAGTTGAAGAAATACCACATGACCCAGGCGATGATGGTATTGTAGTACAGACTGATCAGGAGGGACACAAACATCGATGATATGCCTACGAGAAACGAGATCCACATTAGTGTATACCGGAGTGGCTGTGATCCACTGCAGGAAGGTAAgaagtggtgtgcacagacatttttagcGGGGCAGGTGCTAAAGGGGGGTCGGGGAAACGTATTGGCTATAGAGACGATTGGGGAATTATTGTCATGTGCTTTTGAGTGTAAAAcctttgtagattatcatgtcaacatggacgacAGTCAATTGTGACAAAtaacttttttaaaagaaaagtgtcaaaaagggcattttttggtCCTGTAGggaaaaggggcaggtgctttagcattacctggtccctatctgtgcacgcctatgaggGTAAGACATCATTATTCTAAAAGAAGGCTCACCAACTCCAAGCATGTAGGGGTTCACCGTCCTCCAGACTCCCAAACTTCCTTTTCTGAGCCTCTGGCCGATGGCAAACTCCAGGTGTAAGAGTGGAATTCCCTCAAAGACTAGCAGGATCAGGAAGGGTATCATAAAGGCACCTGTAGATAACAAATCAGGGATTAGTAAAACCCTATCAAAATAAGGACGTTTCTGTAAGATACTGCAAGACATTTGTTGGCTAACACTGACACAATAGTCAACAACACAGTTGATGCCAATCAATCTAAGCATCAATATTACAAGCTAGTCTCAAGGGTTCTAATGGTTCCAAAAAAATCTGGTTGTGACATTGAAAAGAAAAGGTGAGGCCACTAATAATACAACACCGCTAGCACTGAGCAATCCTTGGCTTTCATAAGGCCCGCTGTAGGCCCTGATCACAAACCTAAACCACATCTCTAGTGAGATGTAACAGTGTGTTGAATGAAAACAGACATCCTTTGACTCTGGGAGTCtaacagcgttttcacacctggttcctttcagccgcctaagcaaactcagagtagtgactcatgactgcatatgtgaacgctccaaagcgtacccagacccctcggacgtgaaccgtactgagaccttggttgatgTGCTCTCAGTTCGGTTCACTTATGAGTGAGGGAAAGTTTTTAATAATTTCTCCAAGTGTGATGTAAAACAATACACATTTAGTGATGGTGATCTCTTTAGTACATTTTGTCTGTGATTTTGTTTTAtgttggacagacagacactgtgaGCTTTTCATATCAGTTCTTCCCCTTTTCAAAGAGCATATACTGTATCTTTAGCTTCTCAACTACAACAGCGCTACGCTACATGAAAAGAGTTGTAGTTGCAGTCTGGGCGAGACAAGACCTTGAGTGAAGCAAGAAATGAGTGAAGATTGCAGGTAACTGATAATGATATGAAGACTGTGATATGATTAGATTCCTTCAGGTTTGTGTAAGGTTCACAAGTTTTTTTCATTGAAGATTTTAGAAAAACATCTAGCGAACAACACTACAAAATTGTTGCGGGGAGACATGACAAACTCTATGTGAATTAAATAAGCAGTAGTGTAAATCGTTTTAGTGGGTTTTTTTAGATAAAAGATAAAATGCTGTGTTATCACAGAGTTATTATTACAGACTGGCGCACAGGGAGTCCATATGTAGATGATAACATTCACATGTGCCTTTGGACCCAGTCTTGTGTACTGTGGGAAACGGTGTGCTCCGACCAGGATTAAATGGAAATCAACATGAGCGTTCTGTTTTGCTGATAATGTGCTGTGTATAATACCTTATATTGAAACAACTGATAACAGTCCACACAAAAAAAGATTAAATGTTGGGAGCAGGACAGGGTTCATTGCACAACAGGAAAGTAACTCAGCTTACAGGCTGTTCTATCAAAACAATGGCAATCACtcaaggttttttgttttttttcaccattaggtgcaaaaaaatgttttctaCCTGTTTGGTTTGCACTTTCTGGGAGCAAAGTCACAGTCAACACGTTTGTAAGCAGTTTTCCTTCCCTGTCTGGTTAATGTATGAATAACCCTCCGAAGGAATTCACACCTACTGAGTGACCCTCACAAGCACTGAAGTTAACCTTGAGTTTAGAGTTAAGTTTACTGCATGACATAATCAGCTGTCGAGCTGATGCCTCCAGACTTCAGTGTCTTCTGCAATCCGCAAATGTCCAGTGAATCTGACAAAACTAATTCTCTGTATGTTTAATTAAACAAAGTTATTCAGTTACTCGGTTACATTGAAACCGGTCACGTCCGAGTCATTGTAATACTTTAATAAATTGTATCAGTTTGCACGTCAGTGTGCACATCCGCTTTCTTAAAAGTAAGAAACACAACATGGTCATGGTTCTGAGCGCCCAAAACGTTGTGACATTTTGtttgggagcatagaacagtgtcGCAGGCCTTTCTTTTCAGCTTCAGCTATCTTCTTCAGATAAAGTGCGCACATTCTCTCTTTTTGACTTCCCAGGTATATATACTGAAGGGGCAAGAAACGGAGGATGCGGAATCCAAAAGCTgccacctttttttaaaaaaacaaaacaaaactcagCTCACAAAGGGTGCTCTAAGAATAACGTAAAACCCTTTCTACAGGATGATTCAAGATAACTGTGCCTCAATTTCAGCTTCCCCGTTTTATTAAGTTAAACACAGCTTATGTGTTGTAGTCTTCCACTATTTTTATTTCATACGTTTCTTGCATGTACAAATGAATGCAATAATGATAGTGGTTTTTCCCTGTACTGAATTATGCTGTGCTGAATCATACTATTTATTGTTAATCCAGCAATGAAAATAGGATTTACTGAAATTTTACAAAGACTTAAACTATTCCAGTACCTTGACCAGTGAGGAATATAGATTACATTACTGTTTTTTTAGTGCTACAATATTTTTCACCTCTAGCATGACATGTTATACTAGATATTAGTTGTTAGTATATAAAGTTGTTTAAATGCTTATTTTGTTTAAAGACCCGGCATTTCCCCATGACAGGGGTCCTGTAGCTTTTGGAATAAAGCCACTTAAAGCAGAGTATATGTCACCGCTTTGTTAGCAAAAACTGGCCACTGattacaaatactgtacatagtaTGAAGGCAACTGCACAGGTCTTCATTCATATGACTGCTGATTACTGGAAGTAATTCAGGGGTACCTACCTCCTCCGTGGCTCTGGCAGAGGTAGGGGAAGCGCCAGACGTTGCCCAGGCCCACGCAGAACCCTACGCAGGTCAGCATGTACTGGGTCTTGTTGTCCCATTTGGGCCTGtccccagcctcctccacctccagcctCTCCAGCTGCTCGTGGGTGAGGATCCTGTCCTCCAGGCCTGGGTTGGGGAGCTTCAGCTTCATGATGTTGCCTCTCCTGCCACACAGCCTCCGTCTGCAGTGTCTTGTCCTTGTCTGTGCAGATGGGCTTGTGGTGTACGTACTGCAACAAGTGGCAGATTTATGACAGTGGCTGTCAATGGGTGGCTGTCACAGTAGTTGCTCTGTCTGTATGTTCCGTACACGCCACTCTAAGACGCCCAAGTCACAGAGAGATGAGCGCACCAAAGGCCAAGGACCGTATTTATACTGAGCTGCAGTCTTGGGCCCACAGCTTGAAGCCTCTCCCAGACTACAAATCTGTGCAGTCAGCTGCATGTGGCTGTAAGTGTGACTCCAATGAAGCGGGATTTGACAATAATTAATGCCTTATCTGAGGAGAGACATGGACATCAACCACCTCCCTCGTAGGAGAGCCCCTCCTCAGCTTTACCAGCCAAATTATACTGAGATAATCATCTATATGACCCTTCGGTGGAAACTTACTAACGCAACAAGGGTTCAACATTCAAAAGTCAAGAATGCCATGTTGTACATACAGCAAGACAAACATACGTATGTTTTGGGTTTTTAAGGAGATTTAGTAGGCTATATGACATTTTCTCACATAGCTTAATGGAGGCAAACATTGACAGCACGACACCTATTTTCCTCTCTTGTAAGTAATGGTTGACGTTCCCACTGCTTGCGTTACAAACAGCACGGATGTGGTGTgcatatgcacctgtgtgtgtgtgtgtgtgtttttgaaagaGAAGAGAGCCTAAGAAAGGGTTTGCTGAGTTTGGTGTGTAAAATTAAAGACTGCATGTGTTTGCTAAACGGTTTATAAAATACACAACAGcataggggtgtaacggtatacaaaaatcacggttcggtatgaatctcggtttttggggtcacggttcggtacattttcggtacagtgtGTATAAAAGAAAAGAACATTAAATTTTTGGGTCGGAGATTGCATCAGTGTAAGACAGTACATTTCTCAaagtctcacaaagaacaagactctacatctgtttttttttgcattctctctcagcggTCTGTATGAGCCACTGcatggcagcataatgtaaaaacatgaacagagttgtCTGTCAATCTACCTTTCGGAACAGCACTGTTCGGTTTGGTACAtgtctgttcggttcggtacaatacagtgtacctttacaggcctaaTAGTTATGAATCGATTAATTCATGTCATGAATCAATAAAATACAAGAAATATGCAAGAAAAACATCAGGAAACATCAAAGCTCATGGCTTATTTGGTACAGTCGGCACAACTGACTCATAACATTTTAATGGCATGTCTTACCAGCACCAGAACAATTTCAACTTAATTTCAGCTTGTATTCTACTTTAAATCATGTGCATGCATAGTCATGTGTGCATTTCTGTCCTCTGGTGGACTCAATGTGAAAATGCATGACCGGGGCTGAAAGTTACAGATTCTTTGACAAAACATAAATTCCACGTGGCAAGAAGAATTTTTCTGCCTTATACTCGAGATCCCCCAAAA from Engraulis encrasicolus isolate BLACKSEA-1 chromosome 5, IST_EnEncr_1.0, whole genome shotgun sequence includes:
- the LOC134449714 gene encoding sodium-dependent neutral amino acid transporter B(0)AT1-like, yielding MKLKLPNPGLEDRILTHEQLERLEVEEAGDRPKWDNKTQYMLTCVGFCVGLGNVWRFPYLCQSHGGGAFMIPFLILLVFEGIPLLHLEFAIGQRLRKGSLGVWRTVNPYMLGVGISSMFVSLLISLYYNTIIAWVMWYFFNSFQDPLPWSQCPLNANQTGYVPECERSSPVDFFWYRQTLNTTAVIDDTGGLQWWMVLCLVSAWGVLYICCIRGIETTGKAVYVTSTLPYVVLTIFLIRGLTLKGSLDGI